ATCCGTAAGAAGTTAATACTTTACTCTTTCAACCAAATACttcaaaagatttattttagtATCACATTATATATTCCAATTTTTGGCTTTAAAATACagccattttttgaaatatcaaattggTGCTCAAATGGGATACCTCCTATACATGCATGCTCTTCAAATCCAGCAGAAATTCGTAAGGAGTGTGAGCACCTAAAGTCTAACTTCTTAGATAGATTAAGACAGGTTTTCTTCACTGCTGCTATGAATGCTTATTATGGAAGTTTTATCCCTTGCTGCTTTTCACAGGTATCATTATTAtcttatttaaatcaatttgttaGTACTTCAttataaaagaattttagCAAGAGTTGGTCTATGACCGATGGTGGAATATTGAACATGGTGCTTTCATTTTTGTGGGAAGCATGGTCTTTTCATTTGCTCATATGATTCCTTTGAGATATTGTGACACTTTACATCGAGCAGTTTTACATTCCGGTACCTGGAAAAAAGTAGACAATGAATGGAATGTTGCCCTAGgttcaataaattaaacatttaatgatttttttttttaacttcattaTATTGTAGTGGTTCATGAGTGGAGAGATGATGTTCTCTGGCCTGGGGGTGCCTTAGTTAAATACAATAAGTCTATGTGGAGAGCCATGGGTGATTGCAACTGTATTATTCCTGGGGACACAACTCTTACATGGGGACATGTACGTTCTTTTGTGCATTATTTGCATCATTTACTAACTTACAATAAATATAGCAACTCTTCATCTTGCCATCATATCCCCTAAGCATGGCTGCAGGTTTTCAAATCATAGTAATTCTCTATCAACTGTACAATGTGTTTTGTGCAATTTATTGGTACAGAATTGCGGCTTTGGCGATCATGTGCTTCTTCAATTACTACTCTTTGTACAAGTTAGTGAGGGACTCCATGGTCAGCTACAGAATGTACAAGCAAAGCGAAGAAAGCGTAAGTATGTGCCATAAGGGGGGTGAaaacttataatttttatttggttgTAAAGGTGCGCCCACATATGCGGCATTTGGTAGATCCCGAATAACGAACATTTTGCAAACATCTAATAGTATAGATGGGCCAAATAGATGAGTTCAACATAAGCGTTCCGCTGATTGTTTGCTATTCTGGAATCGCCGAATGTCAGAATTGTGCGTGCGCCTTCAAGTAAAATCTTCTCAGTTTGAATAACAATTCTTTTGCCAAGGACGGCGACAAAGACACTCAATCAGGTTTGCACGGAGAACCAGGAATACATAACACTGCCAGACCccataataaaaatcgaaaatacaaGACTGATGAATCTCATATTAGCCCACAGGAACGGACAAATCAAGAATCACAACATACTGATGAAAGATGACGATCTGATTCAGACTCATCATCGTTTActtctaattattttatttacattattttaccTACAGTTTGCATTGTAGTTATGGCTGTGATTTATCACATCAGCAGGGACACACCTTTTGACGTATTTGAGTTTACAACTTTAAATAAGTAGGATTGTTTTGTCTTTTTGATGTTTATGTGTCTGTATAAGTTTGTTTAAGGATCTCAATATTCTCAATATAGAAtagtatattattaaaaaggtTTCAATCGTGGAACGTTCATcggtttaatattttctaactCTTTATACTTCTCCACGGCACATTCCAAACTCTCTTTGCactcttcaaaaaaattcaaatcaaagtTCTGGACTTTACAATAGTGATGTATATGAGCCTAAAACCATCCGATTGTACTAAAATTTTTCTGTATGATTAAACCCTCACCTGTTTTCTGTAAAGGCTGCAATATTGAGAATGAATTCGTTTAAATAAATCTCCCATACCAGTAGtattaaacaaagaaaatagaatTGCTTTCTCGCCACTGGGAGGCACATTACATAAACCAAATTTGACTGACTTTTGCGACCAAGGAGTAAATTTGGCTTTAGTCTGTAATTTGGTAACATGCCGCTGAAGATCGGAAATCGTATAATCACCCCTTCCCAATAAAGTTGAAGCCAGCAGCAGAGAGGAAGGACCTGAGATTGAACTTCTTTACTACTAGAAAAAACCTGCTTTTTCTTAGGGGTTACACACTGAgcaaattttgcatttcagGCGAAGCAGATGCTTTATTTGTTATGttatctttttattatatctttgcataaataaatatatgtcatttttttgttcaaactaggaaattttaatcacAGATATTGATCAATGAGTAACCATCAACTTTTTATAACTTACTTTACTTACTTAAAGGGTCAATTCTAATTAATTGATTCGACCTATGGCAAGATGCCAGGAACAATTCTTCTTTAAGACGtttactaaaattatttacttatttgatAAAGAGCAAATATTAGTTACCGACTCACCTAACTGCTTTTCCATTACAAGTTAAAACGTGATTAAAACCGCTGGTTAGAAAGTTTACTTTGGGAAATGGCACCATGTTGGTGTTAATTTCAttcatatcaaaatttaagttaCCAGAAAACCGAGACCCACTAAAAGATAGTGTTTTAGcctttcttaaattttaattactgaaACACTTACCTGGTTAGATGCAATAACATATCAACAACACTGCTATTCATTCCATCAGTGGGATGAAATTGGCcctcatattttgaatcagtTTTAAGTTTCTTTAGCGCTATATCTAAAAGACATCTATTTTCAACTGGAAATACACAAGTAGCATTTTCTAGCAATTGTTGTGTGGCAAGAGCATTGTTGTAAGGgcttgttatgacatcttcagtTCCTGTGGCATATACACTGGACACAAATCTGGAATAGAAAATCTCTTTTTATAGCTCAATATGTTAATAGTAATTGtaactttacaattttttttatacctttCAACTTTTGGATAAAACTCAGTTAACATTCTTAATACATAAGTTCCCAGCCCTGAACCAGTTCCACCTCCTGTAGaaaacagcattaaaaatCCATGTAAACTATCGCATCTCTCAACGCAATGCCGCAAACAGTTTGATATTTTGCCTTGGAACTGAGGGCCATGTTCACAAAAACCTTGAAAAGTCGTGACATTAACATAATACTTCTTTGCCTTGCTTATGTATGCATACCCTCAGCCCAATTATTGCCTGATCCTGGAAAATTTGTCACCAAATATTTGTCATCAAATAACCCTCTGTAAGTCCCAGTTTTATATCTTGCTACAACCCTTTCCTCCATATCTATACAAATAGCTCGTGCcttgattttattattcacaAGTTCTTGAAGATTGAGGAAAGCATGATCATGATGAGAATTTGGAACAtggaaaaatgagttaaaagaGTCCTGGACTGGGGTGGTTTTAATTTGAGCTCTCTTACTTTGATCAAGTGATACTTCATATTCTTGTAGTATTTTCGGCCATAAACTGGAGCCAATTTGATTTCCACATTGGCCAACTGAACGAACAAAAGGAACGTAATTTTAAATCATGTTAAAGTTTGTTATGAAAAGAAATTCTGTGATTCAATTTCCTCACCTTGTATAACTATGAACTCACTCATATTAGAAGTTTGAAGGTAACACACAGTGCTTATAAGCTAAGAAATGTATTAGTTTAGTCTcaatcttaaatttattttaaataactttaaatattttcatgaattttaataaatataatttaaattttataaaatatcatAACCACAATCAACaacaaattaaacatatttaaaattgaaattttcgacAAACTGTTAATTCCAACCGACTCACTTTaggtatttttaaatgtaaagtGGTGTATGTTGAGTATACAAGTATAATGTTTATGTTATTATTGACGAACTGTGTGACAGTTGACCAGACCTTAAcctcaaattattcagttgaaaaaccgaaaatttataaacgaaagtttgaaataattttgaaatatttacaattgagAGTCTTTTATAAGTAAATCTTCTGCTCAAATCCAGAATTTCAAGATATACAGCAGAAATGAATTCTCTGTTAactataattttattctttcacCTTACAGTGGGTCAAAGTGGTACTGCTTCAGCTGGATCTAGTAATGCTGGTAAGTAatctctaaataaaaaattatattttttcaaatcataaaatacGTACTCAGCTAATTATGTGTCCGTTATCaccacaaaattttgaattttagtgTATTATCTTGAACATAATGAATCTCACAACTTTAAACCTGAAACTATGTATGGTCGTAGAGAGTTGCAAGTATTTTGCTACCAAGGAAAAccaaaatatattatacacATATGGCAGAGTGTCCTTGTAAGACCCTAAAACTGTGACTCTCTAGTTGATTTTTAGAAATCcataattttagttaaaaatcaTTCATCCATCAGATGATTATAATCAGTTTGATGGGGCTACTCCAGAAGAAGTCCAGCAGGAGTATCATGATAAAAGTTATAGTTGGtcagtaaatttattttcaacaaagtcaaaaaatataaaattaaatccatTCAATATGAGTTGTATTGGCATTGAGAGCAGAGATCAGTACACAATATACCTTCAAGTAATTGGTAAGTTTCTTctccttaaacggtaaataatattgattgctattattttattttagcaatGGATTTATGGAAAGTTTTGACATTAGTTATGGGACTTACTCTCTTTCTCAGCGCCTCAACATTAAGCTGTAATTCTTTATTTCACTACATTTGTGGTATTTCTCTAGGAGTCTGTGcttcttttttaattctaatttattttattagcaaATTGTTCCCGAGGGTAAGATAATCAatgatttgaatattttcctttgtAACATATGCATtgtaattttagaaaacaCTTATGTATGGTATAATAGGGGCTGGATCCactatattaatatatttcttaCAAATGATTTGGGATAATATGAAGGTCATAATGTCCACTTATCAGGCCTATGTTATTTGGTACACAGTGACTACTGCatcaattagttttatttgtaaggaatatttttaaaaacagaatatcatcttttaaatttgcctTTTATAGTGTGTTACAGATGGGGTCCAGTGGAAAACCCAAAAACAATTAATCTGATTAAATGGACCTTGCAATTAATGGGCTTAGTAGCCATATTTTTTAGCAGCCAATACCAAGAGGCTGCCATGGCTCAAGTGATTTTAGTGGTGCTTTTTACATATTTGCCAAGTAACTGGAAAATGGCACCAGGCAGATATTGGTAAGTTTAATAGTTGCTAAAAGAAGTGTACTTAAGTAGAGTTGAAGGAAAAGGAGGTTCCCACCTAAAGTAAAAGCTCTTACAAATGATGAATATTATGAGCAAGGAGTTAGAGAAACTTCAAAAGCTTTGAAGGAGTTGAGGGACTATTGTTCAAGTCCCAAGTGTAATCAGTGGAAAACTGCtatgaaaattaaagatgTGAAAAGGTAAGTTATGTTGAAATATCTTtattctgataaaaaaaaactttactaaatataaaattgtaaCTCTATTTTAATCTAGAAAATGATGGACTttaatgtgtaattttttgaaatcattAGGTTTG
The sequence above is a segment of the Euwallacea fornicatus isolate EFF26 chromosome 16, ASM4011564v1, whole genome shotgun sequence genome. Coding sequences within it:
- the LOC136344231 gene encoding transmembrane protein 39A; this encodes MPSAGRRLSRTGRASSHIDPGSASRGIPLIPTLEPPNLPKHFPFPNSPMDSDLFFDFLMVVYATIGAGLQFLYLYRSVWWLPTSYTKTTMNFYLIDPNLVVLIVVIFLRRLYYQGGCKLISRVYSNKTQEDLSCFSRSTLLMFYATVVGTLAMIVLGNRGKMDIVYLLYPITLYIPIFGFKIQPFFEISNWCSNGIPPIHACSSNPAEIRKECEHLKSNFLDRLRQVFFTAAMNAYYGSFIPCCFSQQELVYDRWWNIEHGAFIFVGSMVFSFAHMIPLRYCDTLHRAVLHSGTWKKVDNEWNVALVVHEWRDDVLWPGGALVKYNKSMWRAMGDCNCIIPGDTTLTWGHQLFILPSYPLSMAAGFQIIVILYQLYNVFCAIYWYRIAALAIMCFFNYYSLYKLVRDSMVSYRMYKQSEESDGDKDTQSGLHGEPGIHNTARPHNKNRKYKTDESHISPQERTNQESQHTDER
- the LOC136344232 gene encoding tubulin epsilon chain-like, with translation MSEFIVIQVGQCGNQIGSSLWPKILQEYEVSLDQSKRAQIKTTPVQDSFNSFFHVPNSHHDHAFLNLQELVNNKIKARAICIDMEERVVARYKTGTYRGLFDDKYLVTNFPGSGNNWAEGFCEHGPQFQGKISNCLRHCVERCDSLHGFLMLFSTGGGTGSGLGTYVLRMLTEFYPKVERFVSSVYATGTEDVITSPYNNALATQQLLENATCVFPVENRCLLDIALKKLKTDSKYEGQFHPTDGMNSSVVDMLLHLTSGSRFSGNLNFDMNEINTNMVPFPKVNFLTSGFNHVLTCNGKAVSKRLKEELFLASCHRSNQLIRIDPLSPSSLLLASTLLGRGDYTISDLQRHVTKLQTKAKFTPWSQKSVKFGLCNVPPSGEKAILFSLFNTTGMGDLFKRIHSQYCSLYRKQAHIHHYCKVQNFDLNFFEECKESLECAVEKYKELENIKPMNVPRLKPF
- the LOC136344233 gene encoding nuclear envelope integral membrane protein-like codes for the protein MNSLLTIILFFHLTVGQSGTASAGSSNAVYYLEHNESHNFKPETMYGRRELQVFCYQGKPKYIIHIWQSVLLKIIHPSDDYNQFDGATPEEVQQEYHDKSYSWSVNLFSTKSKNIKLNPFNMSCIGIESRDQYTIYLQVIAMDLWKVLTLVMGLTLFLSASTLSCNSLFHYICGISLGVCASFLILIYFISKLFPRKTLMYGIIGAGSTILIYFLQMIWDNMKVIMSTYQAYVIWYTVTTASISFILCYRWGPVENPKTINLIKWTLQLMGLVAIFFSSQYQEAAMAQVILVVLFTYLPSNWKMAPGRYWKRRFPPKVKALTNDEYYEQGVRETSKALKELRDYCSSPKCNQWKTAMKIKDVKRFASFVEGNSHLCDDEILEYETSIHGNLTDDSDERDSEMSDDENC